The following are encoded in a window of Fulvia fulva chromosome 7, complete sequence genomic DNA:
- a CDS encoding Arginine N-methyltransferase, with amino-acid sequence MAADAAFRDDPMAGMAHSEAHYFNSYNHHGIHEEMLKDEVRTKSYRDSIYNNPHLFKDKVVLDVGCGTSILSMFAVKAGAKHVIGVDMSTIIYKAREIVAANGMSDKITLLQGKMEEVELPFPEVDIIISEWMGYFLLYESMLDTVLWARDRYLRKDGKGLIFPDKATIFMAGIEDGEYKDEKIGFWENVYGFDYTPLKLTALTEPLVDTVELKAVVTDPSAVLTLNLYTCTVADLAFSLPFNLSVRRTDYVHALVAWFDIEFSACHKPVRFSTGPHTKYTHWKQTVFYLADVLTVEAGENVTGKLSCRPNEKNRRDLDIAIDYKLETEDQGRIGDGHCEYKMC; translated from the exons ATGGCCGCCGACGCAGCATTCAGAGACGACCCCATGGCCGGCATGGCCCACAGCGAGGCCCACTACTTCAACAGCTACAACCACCACGGCATCCACGAGGAGATGTTGAAGGATGAAGTCCGCACAAAGTCCTACAGAGACTCGATATACAACAACCCGCACCTTTTCAAGGACAAGGTCGTGCTGGACGTCGGATGCGGTACATCCATCCTGAGCAT GTTCGCAGTCAAGGCTGGCGCAAAGCACGTGATCGGTGTCGACATGTCTACCATCATCTACAAGGCAAGAGAGATTGTCGCGGCCAACGGCATGTCTGACAAGATCACCCTTCTGCAGGGCAAGATGGAGGAGGTCGAGCTGCCATTTCCAGAGGTCGACATCATCATCTCTGAGTGGATGGGCTACTTCTTGCTGTACGAGAGCATGTTGGACACTGTTCTGTGGGCCCGTGACCGGTACCTTCGTAAGGATGGCAAGGGCTTGATCTTCCCAGACAAGGCCACCATCTTCATGGCCGGCATCGAGGACGGAGAGTACAAGGACGAGAAGATAGGAT TCTGGGAAAACGTCTACGGGTTCGACTACACACCGCTCAAGCTCACCGCCCTCACCGAGCCTCTTGTCGACACTGTCGAGCTCAAGGCCGTTGTGACTGACCCAAGCGCCGTACTGACCCTCAACCTCTACACCTGCACTGTTGCCGATCTTGCCTTCAGCCTGCCATTTAACCTCTCCGTCCGCCGAACCGACTACGTCCACGCTCTCGTCGCTTGGTTCGATATCGAGTTTTCCGCTTGCCACAAGCCAGTCCGCTTCAGCACTGGCCCCCACACAAAGTACACTCACTGGAAGCAGACTGTATTCTATCTTGCGGACGTGCTTACAGTCGAGGCTGGCGAGAACGTGACTGGCAAGCTCAGCTGCCGACCAAACGAGAAGAACAGGAGAGATCTGGACATCGCCATCGACTACAAGCTCGAGACCGAGGACCAAGGCAGGATCGGCGACGGCCACTGCGAGTACAAGATGTGTTAA
- a CDS encoding Sugar transporter STL1 has translation MSERSYSISHQVTGGSSGEQRQIVVEIPNMTPYMGLRGRPLSQLIGVVSGMVFFLYGYDQGNMGGFLTIRSFLEQFKPIDPGADYSAPGTTLLHISQLEGFTVAIWNLGCLVAAVIAIFIGDRLGRKKMIGMGLVLLLVGQILQASSFQWAQFLVGRFVAGLGNGFNCATIPAWQAECTKAHRRGTVLMLTAGCCLAAGLSFAYWMDFAFAWLDPNDAAWRAPIGIQIIAIVAAGGILYFMPESPRWLILKGREHHALEVLAALNDQEPTAQEVRQEFLQIKDAVIEMIKGASKFTNVFKMGDYRDFHRVLLAVGLQFFQQIGGINFMTQYYAQMFNFQYQTVPWVARLLAGCAGTEFFLASFISVWVIDRFCGRRTLLMIGTFGMTISMITLSICLSINTRASLNAGIVFIFVFCTFFAIGWQGMSWLYQVEIVPLRIRGPANAISTSANWLANFIVVMISPPAFVNITWRTYLIFVATNTTILPIIYFFYPDTSNRCLEEVDVIFFAANSSKHPWLDVKQIAANEPLWYSGTDEDARYDYEQTEWHQRHVRFSDEVKDSEGDSTTLRNASDSEGTEKGLNGSDSSEMGLPLPAVVRGRSGSGSGNEARPVVSRGSDTARTREYENRNTRDAVLPHFLR, from the exons ATGTCCGAGCGAAGCTATTCCATCTCACACCAGGTCACTGGCGGATCTTCTGGAGAGCAACGTCAGATCGTTGTGGAGATACCAAACATGACGCCGTACATGGGCTTGCGAGGCAGGCCACTGTCGCAGCTCATCGGTGTTGTGTCTGGCATGGTGTTTTT TCTTTATGGCTACGACCAGGGCAACATGGGAGGCTTCCTCACCATACGATCATTTCTGGAGCAGTTCAAACCCATTGATCCAGGAGCAGACTACTCAGCTCCAGGGACGACGTTGCTGCACATCTCACAGCTCGAAGGCTTCACTGTAGCCATCTGGAATCTCGGATGTCTCGTGGCTGCCGTCATCGCCATCTTTATCGGTGACAGACTTGGTCGCAAGAAGATGATTGGCATGGGTCTCGTGCTGCTGCTAGTAGGTCAGATCCTACAAGCGTCGTCCTTTCAATGGGCGCAGTTCTTGGTTGGAAGATTCGTGGCTGGGCTGGGAAATG GCTTCAATTGTGCTACCATCCCAGCTTGGCAAGCTGAATGCACAAAAGCCCACCGCAGAGGTACAGTCCTCATGCTCACAGCCGGCTGCTGTCTCGCTGCTGGTCTATCCTTTGCATACTGGATGGACTTTGCATTCGCTTGGCTGGATCCCAACGATGCTGCCTGGCGCGCCCCGATTGGCATTCAGATCATCGCCATCGTCGCTGCTGGAGGCATCCTCTACTTCATGCCGGAGTCACCACGCTGGCTTATTCTCAAGGGCCGAGAACACCATGCTCTGGAAGTCCTTGCTGCCCTGAACGACCAGGAACCTACCGCTCAAGAGGTCCGACAAGAGTTCCTGCAGATCAAGGATGCTGTTATCGAGATGATTAAGGGCGCGAGCAAGTTCACTAATGTGTTCAAGATGGGCGATTACCGAGACTTTCATCGTGTGCTGCTTGCGGTGGGACTGCAGTTCTTTCAACAGATTGGTGGCATCAACT TCATGACACAATACTACGCCCAGATGTTCAACTTCCAATACCAAACAGTGCCATGGGTAGCTCGACTCCTCGCAGGCTGCGCTGGTACGGAATTCTTCCTCGCATCCTTCATCTCTGTCTGGGTCATCGACCGCTTCTGTGGTCGCAG AACACTCCTTATGATCGGCACCTTCGGCATGACCATCTCCATGATCACCCTCTCGATCTGCCTCTCGATCAATACCCGTGCCTCCCTCAACGCCGGCATCGTTTTCATCTTCGTTTTCTGCACTTTCTTCGCCATCGGTTGGCAGGGAATGTCGTG GCTCTACCAAGTCGAAATTGTCCCCCTCCGCATCCGCGGCCCCGCAAACGCCATCTCCACCTCCGCCAACTGGCTCGCCAACTTCATCGTCGTAATGATCTCCCCGCCCGCCTTCGTCAACATAACCTGGCGCACCTACCTCATCTTCGTCGCCACCAACACCACAATCCTGCCCATCATCTACTTCTTTTACCCCGACACCTCGAACCGCTGCCTCGAAGAAGTCGACGTCATCTTCTTCGCGGCCAACTCATCGAAACATCCCTGGCTGGACGTGAAGCAGATTGCTGCGAACGAGCCGCTGTGGTATTCTGGGACGGACGAGGATGCCAGGTATGATTATGAGCAGACGGAGTGGCATCAGAGGCATGTGAGGTTTTCGGATGAGGTGAAGGATAGTGAGGGGGATTCGACGACGTTGAGGAATGCTAGTGATAGTGAGGGGACGGAGAAGGGGTTGAATGGGAGTGATAGTAGTGAGATGGGGTTGCCGCTGCCGGCGGTGGTGAGGGGGAGAAGTGGGAGTGGGAGTGGGAATGAGGCTAGGCCGGTGGTTAGTAGGGGAAGCGACACTGCAAGGACAAGAGAGTATGAGAATAGGAACACGAGGGATGCTGTGTTGCCGCACTTTTTGCGTTGA